CTTAAGAAAAAATATTGGCAAGGGCGTTAAGCTTTGGTATTCGGTTATGGAAAACAAACCTGCCGGAAAAGAAAAACCTATTACCCAAAAAGTGAAAGGTATTTCCACGCCTGCTCCAAAAATTCAGGAGGCGATGCCGAAAGCCAAAAACCTTGTGAATCCGCTTGTTGCCCCGGGCATCAGAAAAGTAAATATTGAGTCGAACCTGATCCCGCACCTGTCTTTTGATAATTTTGTGGAAGGCGAAAGCAACAAGTTTGCCTCTACCGTTGCAAAATCCATTGCGAAAAGGCCGGGAGCTACTGCTTTCAACCCGCTGTTCATTCACGGTGGTGTTGGTGTCGGGAAGACACATCTTGCGCACGCAATCGGTCTTGAAGTAAAAAATAACTTCCCCGAAAAAGTTGTTCTTTACCTTTCGTCAGAAAAATTCATACAGCAGTTTGTATCTGCAGCCAAGGCGCAGAACAAGACCGATTTCCAGAACTACTACCAAATGGTGGATGTTTTGGTGATTGATGATATTCAGTTCCTTTCCGGTAAAGCGGCGACCCAGGATTCATTCTTCCACATTTTCGATTACCTGCACCAAAACGGCAAGCAGATCGTTTTGACCTCTGATAAGGCGCCGGTGGATATCCAGGATATTCAGGAGCGTATTGTTTCCCGTTTCAAATGGGGGCTTTCTGCAGAAGTGAAGTCGCCGGATTTCGATACCAGGAGAAAAATTATTGTAGACAAACTGAGCCGCGACGGCATTGTGCTTACCGATGATATGGTAGATTACCTTGCCGGTGAAGTGAAATCAAACGTTCGTGAACTGATTGGTGTCATCAATTCGGTTATCGCATACTCAACGATTTACAAGTCTGAACTGAGCCTTGAACTTCTGAAAGATACCATCAACAAGATCGCTTCTACACAGAAAAAGGTCATCAATATTCCTTATATTCAGGAAGTGGTTTGCGAGTATTTCGGACTGAACCGTGAG
The sequence above is a segment of the Chryseobacterium taklimakanense genome. Coding sequences within it:
- the dnaA gene encoding chromosomal replication initiator protein DnaA, which gives rise to MDQDLSLIWEKCLLFMRDNLNAAEDNDDLKKLEKSFDLLFDKVQPLSLVNHNLTLLVPSDFYKEYIEDNYLSLLSAALRKNIGKGVKLWYSVMENKPAGKEKPITQKVKGISTPAPKIQEAMPKAKNLVNPLVAPGIRKVNIESNLIPHLSFDNFVEGESNKFASTVAKSIAKRPGATAFNPLFIHGGVGVGKTHLAHAIGLEVKNNFPEKVVLYLSSEKFIQQFVSAAKAQNKTDFQNYYQMVDVLVIDDIQFLSGKAATQDSFFHIFDYLHQNGKQIVLTSDKAPVDIQDIQERIVSRFKWGLSAEVKSPDFDTRRKIIVDKLSRDGIVLTDDMVDYLAGEVKSNVRELIGVINSVIAYSTIYKSELSLELLKDTINKIASTQKKVINIPYIQEVVCEYFGLNREQLLSKSRKRDIALPRQLAMYFSKELTNATFSKIGEEMGGKDHSTVMYAVETIKDVSKIDKEIKKYVKDLSERMKQ